From a single Pseudomonas cremoricolorata genomic region:
- the flhF gene encoding flagellar biosynthesis protein FlhF: MQVKRFFAADMRQAMKLVRDELGADAAIIGNRRIAGGVELTAALDYKPSALAPRVPNVALEEELRKTQSRIVTAQAELSSRNDTDEGNRQLFAGLSLTASEPLVEPHTEAPASAPAAAPAAVDPRLFDAMRAELSGLRELLEVQLGSLAWSQLQGSKPQQANAWRRLQRIGLSGALAHELLGMTAEIDDPRHAWRMVLAHLARRIDVPDVEPIEQGGVIALVGPAGMGKTTTLAKLAARYVLKYGSSSLALVSMDSFRIGAQEQLKTLGRILNVPVTYVDPGESLAQALEPLLRKRVVLIDTAGLQASDPALRMQLDTLAGRGIASKNYLVLATTSQKQVLSAAYHSYKRCGLAGCILSKLDETASLGEVLSLAIGHQLPIAYLTDGPRIPDDLHLPRKHQLVSRAVSVQMQDEPSEEAMADMFADLYHHPGKRVG, translated from the coding sequence ATGCAAGTGAAGCGTTTTTTCGCCGCCGATATGCGACAGGCCATGAAGCTGGTTCGCGATGAGCTGGGCGCTGATGCGGCCATCATCGGCAACCGGCGCATTGCCGGCGGCGTCGAACTCACTGCCGCGCTCGACTACAAACCCTCGGCGCTGGCGCCGCGGGTGCCCAACGTCGCCCTCGAAGAAGAGCTGCGCAAGACCCAGTCGCGCATCGTCACCGCCCAGGCCGAGCTGTCCAGCCGCAACGACACCGATGAAGGCAACCGCCAGCTGTTCGCGGGGCTGTCGCTGACCGCCTCCGAGCCACTGGTCGAGCCGCACACCGAGGCCCCGGCCAGCGCCCCGGCAGCAGCCCCTGCGGCGGTCGATCCGCGCCTGTTCGATGCCATGCGCGCCGAGCTGTCGGGCCTGCGGGAGCTGCTCGAAGTGCAGCTCGGTTCGCTGGCCTGGTCGCAGTTGCAGGGCAGCAAGCCGCAACAGGCCAACGCCTGGCGTCGCCTGCAACGCATTGGCCTGAGCGGCGCCCTGGCCCACGAACTGCTGGGCATGACCGCCGAGATCGACGATCCGCGGCACGCCTGGCGCATGGTCCTGGCGCACCTGGCACGGCGCATCGATGTGCCGGATGTCGAGCCGATCGAACAGGGCGGCGTCATCGCCCTGGTGGGGCCGGCGGGCATGGGCAAGACCACCACCCTGGCCAAGCTGGCGGCGCGCTACGTGCTCAAGTACGGTTCCAGCAGCCTGGCGCTGGTGAGCATGGACAGTTTCCGTATCGGTGCCCAGGAGCAACTGAAAACTCTGGGCCGCATCCTCAACGTGCCGGTGACCTACGTCGACCCCGGCGAGTCGCTGGCCCAGGCGCTCGAGCCGCTGCTGCGCAAGCGTGTGGTGCTGATCGATACCGCCGGCCTGCAAGCCAGTGATCCGGCGCTGCGCATGCAGCTCGACACCCTGGCCGGGCGCGGCATCGCCTCGAAGAATTATCTGGTCCTGGCCACCACCAGCCAGAAACAGGTGCTGTCGGCGGCCTATCACAGCTACAAGCGCTGTGGCCTGGCCGGCTGCATCCTGAGCAAGCTCGATGAAACCGCCAGCCTGGGCGAAGTGCTCAGCCTGGCCATCGGTCACCAGTTGCCGATTGCCTATCTCACCGATGGGCCGCGTATTCCCGATGACCTGCACCTGCCGCGCAAACACCAGCTGGTGAGCCGTGCGGTCAGCGTGCAGATGCAGGACGAGCCCAGCGAAGAGGCCATGGCCGACATGTTCGCTGATCTCTATCACCATCCCGGGAAGCGGGTGGGTTGA
- the fliL gene encoding flagellar basal body-associated protein FliL yields MAKSETDKDPAAKGKLKLIILAVVGLLLAIGLSVGATWFVMHKGEAAAPAEAAAGNAKPKAIYEALSPAFVVNFNQNGRQRYMQVSISLQARNQADLDALKVHMPVIRNNLVMMFSGQGFDTLAGSPVGQEMLRQKATAVVQEVAQKEVGKPVIDQLLFTNFVLQ; encoded by the coding sequence ATGGCCAAGAGCGAAACGGACAAAGACCCCGCTGCAAAAGGCAAACTCAAGCTGATCATCCTGGCCGTGGTCGGCCTGCTGCTGGCGATCGGTCTGTCGGTAGGTGCCACCTGGTTCGTCATGCATAAGGGCGAAGCCGCCGCGCCTGCCGAGGCCGCTGCTGGCAATGCCAAGCCCAAGGCGATCTACGAGGCTCTGTCGCCGGCGTTCGTGGTCAACTTCAATCAGAACGGACGCCAGCGCTACATGCAGGTGAGCATCAGCTTGCAGGCGCGTAATCAGGCCGACCTGGACGCGTTGAAAGTGCACATGCCGGTGATTCGCAACAATCTGGTGATGATGTTCTCCGGACAAGGCTTCGACACCCTGGCCGGCAGCCCGGTGGGCCAGGAAATGCTGCGTCAGAAAGCCACCGCGGTGGTGCAGGAAGTGGCGCAGAAAGAAGTCGGCAAGCCGGTCATCGACCAGTTGCTGTTCACCAATTTCGTATTGCAGTAG
- the fliM gene encoding flagellar motor switch protein FliM translates to MAVQDLLSQDEIDALLHGVDDGLVQTETAAEPGSVKSYDLTSQDRIVRGRMPTLEMINERFARYTRISMFNLLRRSADVAVGGVQVMKFGEYVHSLYVPTSLNLVKIKPLRGTSLFILDAKLVFKLVDNFFGGDGRHAKIEGREFTPTELRVVRMVLDQAFVDLKEAWQAIMPVNFEYMNSEVNPAMANIVGPSEAVVVSTFHIELDGGGGDLHVTMPYSMIEPVREMLDAGFQSDLDDQDERWVKALREDVLDVAVPITATVARRQLKLRDILHMQPGDVIPVDLPEHLVLRANGVPSFKARLGSHKGALALQIIDPIERR, encoded by the coding sequence ATGGCCGTGCAGGATCTGCTGTCCCAGGATGAGATCGATGCCCTGTTGCACGGGGTGGACGATGGGCTGGTGCAGACCGAGACCGCCGCCGAACCCGGCAGCGTGAAAAGCTACGACCTGACCAGCCAGGATCGCATCGTGCGTGGGCGCATGCCGACGCTGGAGATGATCAACGAGCGTTTCGCCCGCTACACCCGCATCAGCATGTTCAACCTGTTGCGCCGCTCGGCCGACGTCGCCGTGGGTGGCGTGCAGGTGATGAAATTCGGCGAGTACGTGCATTCGCTGTACGTGCCCACCAGCCTCAACCTGGTGAAGATCAAGCCACTGCGTGGCACCTCGCTGTTCATCCTCGACGCCAAGCTGGTGTTCAAGCTGGTGGACAACTTCTTTGGCGGCGATGGTCGTCACGCCAAGATCGAGGGCCGTGAGTTCACCCCGACCGAACTGCGCGTGGTGCGCATGGTGCTCGACCAGGCCTTCGTCGATCTCAAGGAAGCCTGGCAGGCGATCATGCCGGTGAACTTCGAGTACATGAACTCGGAGGTCAACCCGGCCATGGCCAACATCGTCGGGCCCAGCGAGGCGGTGGTGGTGTCGACGTTCCATATCGAGCTGGACGGCGGCGGCGGCGACCTGCACGTGACCATGCCGTATTCGATGATCGAGCCGGTGCGGGAAATGCTCGACGCGGGTTTTCAGTCCGACCTCGACGACCAGGACGAGCGCTGGGTCAAGGCCCTGCGCGAAGACGTGCTGGACGTTGCCGTGCCGATCACCGCCACCGTTGCCCGTCGTCAGCTGAAATTGCGCGACATCCTGCACATGCAGCCGGGCGATGTGATTCCCGTCGATCTGCCCGAGCACCTGGTGCTGCGTGCCAATGGCGTGCCCTCGTTCAAGGCGCGGCTCGGCTCGCACAAGGGCGCGCTGGCCTTGCAGATCATCGATCCGATCGAGCGGCGTTGA
- the fliN gene encoding flagellar motor switch protein FliN: MANDNEITSAEDQALADEWAAALEETGSAGQADIDALLNGDAGKSAGPGRLPMEEFASAPKPNENVSLDGPNLDVILDIPVSISMEVGSTEINIRNLLQLNQGSVIELDRLAGEPLDVLVNGTLIAHGEVVVVNEKFGIRLTDVISPSERIKKLR; encoded by the coding sequence ATGGCCAACGACAACGAAATCACCTCCGCCGAAGACCAGGCCCTGGCCGATGAATGGGCCGCGGCCCTGGAAGAGACCGGCAGCGCCGGGCAGGCCGACATCGACGCGTTGCTCAACGGCGATGCCGGCAAGAGCGCAGGCCCCGGCCGCCTGCCCATGGAAGAGTTCGCCAGCGCGCCCAAGCCCAATGAGAACGTCAGCCTGGATGGGCCGAACCTGGATGTCATCCTGGACATCCCAGTGAGCATCTCGATGGAAGTGGGCAGCACCGAAATCAATATCCGCAACTTGCTGCAGCTCAATCAGGGGTCGGTGATCGAGCTCGATCGCCTGGCCGGTGAGCCACTCGATGTGCTGGTCAACGGCACGCTGATCGCCCATGGCGAGGTGGTGGTGGTCAACGAGAAGTTCGGCATTCGCCTGACCGACGTGATCAGCCCCAGCGAACGCATCAAGAAGCTGCGCTGA
- the fliQ gene encoding flagellar biosynthesis protein FliQ translates to MTPEVAVDLFREALWLTTLMVAVLVVPSLLIGLMVAMFQAATQINEQTLSFLPRLLVMLVTLIVAGPWLVQKFMEYINTLYTSIPQLIG, encoded by the coding sequence ATGACCCCTGAAGTTGCCGTCGACCTGTTTCGCGAAGCGCTGTGGCTGACCACCCTGATGGTCGCCGTGCTGGTGGTGCCGAGCTTGCTGATCGGCCTGATGGTGGCGATGTTCCAGGCCGCCACGCAGATCAACGAACAGACCCTGAGCTTCCTGCCGCGCCTGCTGGTGATGCTGGTGACGTTGATCGTCGCAGGTCCCTGGCTGGTGCAGAAGTTCATGGAATACATCAACACGCTGTACACCAGCATTCCGCAGCTGATCGGTTGA
- the fliP gene encoding flagellar type III secretion system pore protein FliP (The bacterial flagellar biogenesis protein FliP forms a type III secretion system (T3SS)-type pore required for flagellar assembly.) produces the protein MTRAARTLLTLTLLLAAPLALAADPLSIPAITLSNTADGQQEYSVSLQILLIMTALSFIPAFVILMTSFTRIIIVFSILRQALGLQQTPSNQILTGMALFLSLFIMAPVFDKVNEGAIQPYLNEQLTAQQAIDKAQGPLKDFMLAQTRQNDLDLFMRLSKRTDIASPDQAPLTILVPAFVTSELKTAFQIGFMIFIPFLVIDLVVASVLMAMGMMMLSPLIISLPFKIMLFVLVDGWALIMGTLASSFGGV, from the coding sequence ATGACTCGCGCCGCGCGCACGCTGTTGACCCTGACGCTGCTCTTGGCAGCGCCCCTGGCCCTGGCCGCCGACCCGTTGTCGATTCCGGCGATCACCCTGTCGAACACTGCCGACGGTCAGCAGGAATATTCGGTCAGCCTGCAGATTCTGCTGATCATGACCGCGCTGAGCTTCATCCCGGCGTTCGTCATTCTGATGACCAGCTTCACCCGCATCATCATTGTCTTCTCCATTCTGCGTCAGGCCCTGGGCCTGCAGCAGACACCGTCGAATCAGATCCTCACCGGCATGGCGCTGTTTCTCAGCCTGTTCATCATGGCGCCGGTGTTCGACAAGGTGAACGAGGGCGCCATTCAGCCCTACCTGAACGAGCAGCTCACCGCCCAGCAGGCCATCGACAAGGCACAGGGTCCACTCAAGGACTTCATGCTGGCGCAGACCCGGCAGAACGACCTCGACCTGTTCATGCGCCTGTCCAAACGCACCGACATCGCCAGCCCCGACCAGGCACCGCTGACCATCCTGGTACCGGCGTTCGTCACCTCCGAGCTCAAGACCGCGTTCCAGATCGGCTTCATGATCTTCATTCCGTTCCTGGTCATCGACCTGGTGGTGGCCAGTGTGCTGATGGCCATGGGCATGATGATGCTCTCGCCGCTGATCATCTCGCTGCCGTTCAAGATCATGCTGTTCGTGCTGGTCGATGGCTGGGCGCTGATCATGGGCACCTTGGCCAGCAGCTTCGGCGGCGTGTGA
- the flhB gene encoding flagellar biosynthesis protein FlhB — MAESESGQDKTEEPTEKKKRDAREKGETARSKELNTVAVTLGGAIALLVFGGFLAQTLMEVMRMSFTLSREVVVDERSMGIFLLSAGKMAIWAIQPVLVVLFVVSFVAPIALGGFLFSGSLLQPKFSRMNPLSGIKRMFSMHALTELLKAIAKFVVILLVAVVVLSNDRQALLDIANEPLEQAIIHSVQVVGWSALWMAAGLLLIAAVDVPFQLFQAHKKLKMTKQEVRDEFKDSEGKPEVKQRIRQLQREMSQRRMMAAVPDADVIITNPTHYAVALKYDPEKGAGAPLLLAKGTDFIALKIREIAVEHKVQILESPALARAIYHSTEIEQEIPAGLYLAVAQVLAYVFQIRQYRSGRGKAPEPLKPDLPIPPDLRRDS; from the coding sequence ATGGCCGAGAGCGAGAGCGGTCAGGACAAGACCGAAGAACCCACCGAGAAGAAAAAACGCGACGCCCGCGAGAAGGGCGAGACCGCGCGCTCCAAGGAACTCAACACGGTTGCGGTGACCCTCGGCGGCGCCATTGCCCTGCTGGTGTTCGGCGGCTTTCTGGCGCAGACGCTGATGGAGGTGATGCGCATGAGCTTCACCCTGAGCCGCGAGGTAGTGGTGGACGAGCGCTCGATGGGCATCTTCCTGCTCAGCGCCGGCAAGATGGCGATCTGGGCCATCCAGCCGGTGCTGGTGGTGCTGTTCGTGGTGTCGTTCGTGGCGCCCATCGCCCTGGGCGGGTTCCTGTTCTCCGGCAGCCTGCTGCAACCCAAGTTCAGCCGCATGAACCCGCTGTCGGGCATCAAACGCATGTTCTCCATGCATGCCCTGACTGAGCTGCTCAAGGCCATCGCCAAGTTCGTGGTGATTCTGCTCGTGGCCGTGGTGGTGCTGTCGAATGATCGCCAGGCGCTGCTCGACATCGCCAACGAGCCGCTGGAGCAGGCGATCATCCACAGCGTGCAGGTGGTGGGCTGGAGTGCGCTGTGGATGGCCGCAGGCCTGCTGCTGATCGCTGCGGTGGACGTGCCGTTCCAGCTATTCCAGGCGCACAAGAAACTCAAGATGACCAAACAGGAAGTGCGCGACGAGTTCAAGGACAGCGAAGGCAAGCCCGAGGTAAAGCAGCGCATTCGCCAGTTGCAGCGCGAGATGTCGCAGCGGCGCATGATGGCTGCCGTGCCCGATGCTGATGTCATCATCACCAACCCGACGCATTACGCTGTGGCGCTCAAATACGACCCGGAGAAGGGTGCCGGTGCGCCATTGCTGTTAGCCAAGGGCACCGATTTCATCGCCCTGAAAATCCGCGAAATCGCCGTCGAGCACAAGGTACAGATCCTCGAATCGCCGGCCCTGGCCCGGGCCATCTACCACTCCACCGAGATCGAACAGGAAATCCCCGCTGGCCTTTACCTGGCCGTGGCGCAGGTGCTGGCCTACGTCTTCCAGATCCGCCAATACCGCAGTGGGCGGGGCAAGGCGCCGGAGCCACTTAAGCCAGACTTGCCGATTCCGCCGGATTTGCGGCGGGATAGTTGA
- the flhA gene encoding flagellar biosynthesis protein FlhA, protein MDRSHLISHARNNLAGLGRGSLGVPLLLLVMLAMMMLPIPPFLLDVFFTFNIALSIVVLLVCVYALRPLDFAAFPTILLVATLLRLALNVASTRVVMLHGHEGHQAAGQVIQAFGEVVIGGNYVVGAVVFAILMIINFVVVTKGAGRISEVSARFTLDAMPGKQMAIDADLNAGLIDQNQAKLRRAEVAQEAEFYGSMDGASKFVRGDAIAGLLILFINLIGGMLVGILQHGMPFGEAGKVYALLTIGDGLVAQLPSLLLSTAAAIMVTRASSSEEMGRLINRQMFDSPKALGVSAALMMVIGMVPGMPHVAFIGLGLAAAGGAYLVWKKKEQAQAVALEEVKRQQDLLPSPQRAQETKELGWDDVTPIDMIGLEVGYRLIPLVDRNQGGQLLARIKGVRKKLSQDLGFLMPTVHIRDNLDLQPSAYRLTLMGVILAEAEIYPDRELAINPGQVFGTLNGIAARDPAFGLEAVWIDIAQRSQAQSLGYTVVDASTVVATHLNQILQKHCHELIGHEEVQQLLQVLAKASPKLAEELVPGVISLSGLLKVLQALLSEQVPVRDIRTIAEAIANNAGRSQDTAALVAQVRVGLCRAIVQSIVGVESELPVITLEPRLEQILLNSLQRAGQGQEDGVLLEPSMAEKLQRSLIEAAQRQEMQGQPAILLVAGPIRAMLSRFGRLAVPNLHVLAYQEIPDNKQVTIVATVGPNG, encoded by the coding sequence GTGGATCGTTCGCATCTGATCAGTCATGCCCGCAACAACCTCGCCGGTCTCGGTCGGGGCAGCCTGGGCGTGCCGCTGTTGTTGCTGGTGATGCTGGCAATGATGATGTTGCCGATCCCGCCGTTTCTGCTCGACGTGTTCTTCACCTTCAACATCGCGTTGTCGATCGTGGTGCTGCTGGTCTGTGTGTACGCTCTGCGCCCGCTGGATTTCGCGGCGTTCCCGACCATTCTGCTGGTGGCGACGCTGCTGCGCCTGGCGCTCAACGTCGCCTCGACGCGGGTGGTGATGCTGCATGGTCATGAAGGGCACCAGGCGGCAGGCCAGGTGATCCAGGCCTTCGGTGAGGTGGTGATCGGCGGCAACTATGTGGTCGGTGCGGTGGTGTTCGCCATTCTGATGATCATCAACTTCGTGGTGGTGACCAAAGGTGCCGGGCGCATCTCCGAGGTCAGCGCACGCTTCACCCTCGACGCCATGCCTGGCAAGCAGATGGCCATCGACGCCGACCTCAACGCGGGCCTGATCGACCAGAACCAGGCCAAGCTGCGCCGTGCCGAGGTTGCCCAGGAGGCCGAGTTCTACGGCTCGATGGACGGTGCCAGCAAGTTCGTGCGCGGTGACGCCATCGCCGGCCTGCTGATTCTGTTCATCAACCTGATCGGCGGCATGCTGGTGGGCATCTTGCAGCACGGCATGCCATTCGGCGAAGCCGGCAAGGTGTATGCCTTGCTCACCATCGGTGACGGTTTGGTGGCGCAGCTGCCGTCGCTGCTGCTCTCTACCGCCGCGGCGATCATGGTCACCCGTGCCTCCAGCTCCGAAGAGATGGGCAGGCTGATCAACCGGCAGATGTTCGATTCGCCCAAGGCGCTGGGCGTTTCCGCCGCGCTGATGATGGTCATCGGCATGGTCCCGGGCATGCCCCACGTGGCCTTCATCGGCCTGGGTCTGGCAGCCGCCGGCGGTGCCTACCTGGTGTGGAAGAAGAAAGAGCAGGCGCAGGCCGTGGCCCTGGAAGAGGTCAAGCGCCAGCAGGATCTGCTGCCCTCGCCGCAGCGCGCCCAGGAAACCAAGGAACTGGGCTGGGACGACGTCACCCCGATCGACATGATCGGCCTGGAAGTCGGTTACCGGCTGATTCCGCTGGTCGACCGCAACCAGGGTGGGCAGTTGCTGGCGCGAATCAAGGGGGTGCGCAAGAAGCTCTCCCAGGACCTCGGATTCCTCATGCCCACCGTGCATATCCGCGACAACCTCGACCTGCAACCGAGCGCCTATCGCCTGACCCTGATGGGGGTGATTCTCGCCGAAGCCGAGATCTACCCGGACCGCGAATTGGCGATCAACCCCGGGCAGGTGTTCGGCACCCTCAACGGCATCGCCGCACGCGACCCGGCCTTTGGCCTGGAAGCGGTGTGGATCGACATCGCGCAGCGTTCCCAGGCGCAGTCGTTGGGCTATACCGTGGTCGACGCCAGTACCGTGGTGGCGACTCACCTCAATCAGATCTTGCAGAAGCACTGCCATGAACTGATCGGCCATGAGGAAGTGCAGCAGTTGCTGCAGGTGCTGGCCAAGGCTTCGCCTAAACTGGCAGAAGAGCTGGTGCCGGGCGTCATTTCTCTGTCGGGGTTGCTCAAAGTCCTACAGGCATTGCTCAGCGAACAGGTGCCGGTGCGGGATATTCGCACCATCGCCGAAGCCATCGCCAACAATGCGGGTCGGAGTCAAGATACCGCCGCTCTGGTGGCGCAGGTGCGTGTCGGATTGTGTCGCGCCATCGTGCAAAGCATTGTCGGCGTTGAGTCCGAGCTGCCGGTGATCACCTTGGAGCCAAGGTTGGAACAGATTTTGCTCAATAGCTTGCAGAGGGCCGGACAAGGCCAGGAAGACGGTGTCTTGCTGGAACCGAGCATGGCCGAGAAGCTGCAGCGTTCGTTGATCGAAGCGGCCCAGCGCCAGGAAATGCAGGGTCAACCTGCCATCCTGCTGGTGGCCGGCCCGATCCGCGCCATGCTCTCGCGCTTTGGCCGGCTGGCTGTACCGAACTTGCACGTGTTGGCGTACCAGGAAATTCCGGACAACAAGCAAGTCACCATCGTTGCCACTGTGGGCCCTAACGGCTGA
- a CDS encoding flagellar hook-length control protein FliK — MPVAPNPLLQASSLSAPSKASSAPADKASQGGAGDFEQVMAGQGRDSAKGSHNDAPAKAGNGKGVPAKAVSVAADGKALPDPAERASSSEQAGKPRDADLVAGQVNDAAPGAQLLQAQAEFVTPLLQAAPLTGADAEGAESQAAFDPQGDALADMPALRLALEQNAKAQGTTSVHADDGEAANDRLAVNPLAIPAEGAETDETAGESGGKSFGALLDDGLKDLKATGSDTRVDDFANRLANLSEAVTAKTASTQPAAMNQPLPMNQGAWTENLVNRVMYLSSQNLKSADIQLAPAELGRLDIRVNVASDHSTQITFISGHAGVRDALDSQMHRLRELFTQQGLQQPDVNVADHSRQQHQPNQQQDAPQLSGVAARRAEGREGAPVGQVGGVQEQQVVLGDSAVDYYA; from the coding sequence ATGCCCGTCGCACCCAATCCCTTGCTGCAAGCCAGCAGCCTCAGCGCACCTTCCAAGGCCAGCTCGGCGCCCGCCGACAAGGCTTCGCAGGGCGGCGCCGGTGATTTCGAGCAGGTCATGGCCGGGCAGGGGCGTGACAGCGCCAAGGGTTCGCACAATGACGCCCCGGCGAAGGCGGGTAACGGCAAGGGCGTGCCCGCCAAGGCGGTCAGCGTTGCCGCCGACGGCAAGGCGTTGCCGGATCCGGCAGAGCGAGCGTCCTCCAGCGAGCAGGCCGGCAAGCCGCGTGATGCCGACCTGGTGGCCGGGCAGGTCAATGATGCTGCCCCCGGTGCGCAGTTGCTGCAGGCCCAGGCCGAGTTCGTCACCCCGCTGCTGCAGGCTGCGCCGTTGACCGGCGCTGACGCCGAAGGTGCAGAATCGCAGGCGGCGTTCGATCCGCAGGGCGATGCCCTGGCGGACATGCCTGCCTTGCGCCTGGCGCTGGAGCAGAACGCCAAGGCCCAGGGGACGACCTCGGTGCATGCCGATGACGGTGAGGCAGCCAACGACCGACTCGCCGTCAATCCCTTGGCGATTCCCGCAGAGGGCGCCGAGACGGACGAGACGGCTGGCGAATCGGGCGGCAAGTCGTTCGGCGCCTTGCTTGACGATGGCCTGAAAGATCTCAAGGCCACCGGCAGCGACACGCGTGTGGATGATTTCGCCAATCGCCTGGCGAACCTCAGCGAGGCGGTCACCGCGAAAACCGCCAGTACTCAGCCCGCCGCCATGAACCAGCCCTTGCCGATGAATCAGGGGGCGTGGACCGAGAACCTGGTCAACCGGGTGATGTACCTGTCCAGCCAGAACCTCAAGTCGGCGGATATCCAGCTGGCGCCGGCCGAACTCGGGCGCCTGGACATCCGCGTCAACGTCGCCAGCGACCACTCCACCCAGATCACCTTCATCAGCGGCCACGCCGGCGTGCGCGACGCCCTCGACAGCCAGATGCACCGCCTGCGCGAGCTGTTCACCCAGCAGGGCCTGCAGCAGCCTGACGTCAACGTCGCCGACCACTCGCGTCAGCAGCATCAGCCGAACCAGCAGCAGGACGCGCCGCAGCTGTCTGGCGTCGCTGCGCGTCGTGCTGAAGGCAGGGAGGGTGCGCCAGTCGGGCAGGTCGGTGGTGTGCAGGAGCAGCAGGTGGTACTTGGTGATAGTGCGGTGGATTATTACGCCTGA
- the fliO gene encoding flagellar biosynthetic protein FliO, producing MRRALTGVFALAAVLVSGAGWAAPVQTAAASTPAGLGGQVLQLVLGLLLVVGLIFLLAWLLRRVQGVAPGNNQLIEVISSRAIGPRDRLLLVQVGKEQILLGHSPGDIKALHVLTEPVALPPGNRPATPEFAQQLLKLMGKDHKDKR from the coding sequence ATGAGGCGCGCACTCACGGGCGTGTTCGCCTTGGCCGCAGTGCTGGTCAGTGGCGCGGGCTGGGCGGCGCCGGTGCAGACCGCCGCCGCTTCGACGCCTGCCGGACTGGGCGGGCAGGTGCTGCAACTGGTGCTCGGCCTGCTGCTGGTGGTGGGGCTGATCTTCTTGCTCGCCTGGCTGCTGCGGCGGGTGCAGGGTGTGGCGCCGGGCAATAACCAGTTGATCGAGGTGATCAGCAGTCGCGCCATTGGCCCACGGGACCGCCTGCTGCTGGTTCAGGTCGGCAAGGAACAGATCCTGCTCGGCCACAGCCCCGGCGACATCAAGGCGCTGCATGTACTCACCGAGCCGGTCGCCCTACCGCCTGGCAATCGCCCGGCGACGCCGGAATTCGCTCAGCAGCTGCTCAAGCTGATGGGCAAGGACCACAAGGACAAGCGCTGA
- the fliR gene encoding flagellar biosynthetic protein FliR, with protein MLELTDAQISTWVATFVLPLFRVTAVLMTMPIIGTRMLPARVRLYVAVAITFVIVPGLPPLPEVNPLSLQGLLLCAEQIIVGALFGLALQMLFQAFVIAGQIIAVQMGMAFSSMVDPANGVNVTVVSQFMTMLVSILFLLMNGHLVVFEVLTESFTTLPVGSALVVNQFWELAGRMSWVLGAGLLLILPAIAALLVVNIAFGVMTRAAPQLNIFSIGFPLTLVMGMVIFWMSLADMLSHYQGLASETLQWLRELARAR; from the coding sequence ATGCTCGAGCTGACCGACGCGCAGATTTCCACTTGGGTCGCCACCTTCGTGCTGCCGTTGTTCCGCGTCACCGCGGTGCTGATGACCATGCCGATCATCGGTACGCGCATGTTGCCGGCGCGGGTGCGTCTGTACGTGGCGGTGGCCATCACCTTCGTCATCGTGCCCGGGCTGCCGCCGCTGCCCGAGGTCAATCCGCTGAGCCTGCAAGGGCTGCTGCTGTGCGCCGAGCAGATCATCGTCGGCGCCTTGTTCGGCCTGGCCTTGCAGATGCTGTTCCAGGCCTTCGTCATCGCCGGGCAGATCATCGCGGTGCAGATGGGCATGGCCTTTTCTTCCATGGTCGACCCGGCCAACGGCGTCAACGTCACCGTGGTCAGCCAGTTCATGACCATGCTGGTGAGCATTCTGTTCTTGCTGATGAATGGCCATTTGGTGGTGTTCGAAGTGCTGACCGAAAGCTTCACCACCTTGCCGGTGGGCAGCGCGCTGGTGGTCAACCAGTTCTGGGAGCTGGCCGGGCGCATGAGCTGGGTGCTGGGTGCAGGGCTGTTGCTGATTCTGCCGGCCATCGCTGCCTTGCTGGTGGTCAACATCGCCTTCGGCGTGATGACCCGCGCGGCGCCGCAACTGAACATCTTCTCCATCGGCTTTCCGTTGACCCTGGTGATGGGCATGGTGATCTTCTGGATGAGCCTGGCCGACATGCTCTCGCATTATCAGGGCCTAGCCAGCGAAACCCTACAATGGCTGCGTGAATTGGCGAGGGCGCGCTGA